The segment TGGTATACAGAATGGTATATTTAGGCATTATAATAGCTGGTTTTATCCTCTGAATATTTAGGCATTTTGAAAGAGTGGTCTCCTTGGAAACTTTTGCTGTCACAGATTTTTCTGCTACTGGCTAACTCCTAAATCTGGTTACGAAGGATCTCTACCTAGtgctttttttaatcattttcaaaattataataacaggctTACATAACATCTTGGATTTTACGTAACAGACGTTTATCGCGAAAAAAGatcctttatcataattattttcttatatgtcTATGGTAAAATATCGACCTCTGATATTAATCTCGCTACCTGTCATTCATTATCGGTGCCATCAATGGAGGAATGCCATAACAGTGGGAGAAATGGCGACTGAATGCGCACACGTCCCCCGCCACGAGCTTCCGCGCCGGAGGCTGGTGTCCCTCACGTCACGGCCTCGCGATCAATACCCGGCGTCCGCGCATGTCACGTCGCAGGCACTGGAAACCCGGCCCAAAGCACCATTGTCTTACGAGGCACATTGGCGTGGCGTCGGGCGCTTCGAACCCGTCTCGTTTTGGTCGGGCCGTCTGCTCGCTGGCACGCCTCCTGCCGCGGCCAATCAGCGCCCGCCGAGGGGGTGACGTGCGCggtgacgtcacacacacaccgtcACATGTGGAGGAGCTCGAACGATGCGTCAGTTAAGTAATGGCTCCCGTGTTGATCGCGTCGCTGCCTCGTTCTCTCGCAACCTGTGTTAGATATGGTCAGGGGAAAAGTAAAATATGCTGGAGTCTGAGCAGCAGGCCCATCGGTGCCCTGGGCATCCGTTACAAGTCAACGCCGGCAGCGGCCTCGTTGGTGAACGAGAACGCTGCCGTGGACACAGCCTCTCAAGATGACAAAGATAAGGACCCCCTCGACCTGACCTTCTGTGATTACCGAAACGCCTTTAAGAGCAAGACGAATTTCGAATTGTTTCGAGCGCTGTTTGTCTTCCACTTGTGCAGCATACAGCCCCTGGTCGATAACAATGCGAAGGTTCGTGCCTGTCCCTCGTGGGGGCTCCTGCGGACGACGCGAACTTCTACATGTCACATTACTGTAGCGATGACCCCAGGCGATCTCTCAGTGCCGGTGCCACCCCACCAGTGGAGCCCCGaaacctgacctgacctcacccTTTAACAGGCCAGGCCGCCACCTAGTAAGATGGGATAAGATTGTCACATTTTTCATGATCTAAAAAAGCATGGGTTGAGTTGTTTACCAGTCGTTCACAAATAACCTCTTTTATCAATTTTCGTATTtcttgaaaaacaaaaatataaataacacaaaaacgaaaaagtcaaaataacaacgaaaataacaaatacTTTTAAACAACTGAACCCGACAAGCTTTGATCACTTGAATCTCTTAATTAAAAGTAAGCGTAGGTTAAATTATAGGGAAAAACACTGAAAGAGGTAAGTGATTGTTGTTCAGGGCTGTTCCACGCCCCCAGTATCACCATCACACCTGATTTCGGCCAACGAGCGTTTCAGACGTCGTCGGGCACGTAATGTGACATAGCGAAGTTTGCAGCGCCCCAGTGGTTCTCTGCCCTTGCCTTTACTAACCCTTGTTCATccacagctaaaaaaaaaagaaaaaaaaggccatGGTGTCTCCATTTCTCACATTAGGTATGAACAGCTGTCTCCAGTTCATCTAGCAGGAGACAGGACCCTTCGAGGCTGAACTATGAACGTAACGTCCACCTTTCCCTTGCTTCCTGTATATACTGTTCCTAGTTTTCAGACTAATGTGTGTTTTATCTTGAACTTGAAGACTAAATTCAAAGGGGTAACTATATTCATTAATTTGCCTGTAGCTAATTATCTGCCCAGTTATACATCTAAGTCCAAAATGCTATGTTATTGAGGGGaaaccttgaataaaatccctttcACGTAGGAAGTGATTATCAAAATATGTAAATTCGTATGATGCTTAACCTTCTCCAAACCTACAGATGGAGATGTCTGCTGTGATGTGTGTCCATATTCTATAACCAGTCTTTATTTCAGAATAGAAGAGCAAGCTGGATTTTTCTGTAGATACATTCAAGATGGAGTGTTGTATCTAACGTTACATAATATAAATTTAGTCAGAATTTTCTAACATAAATCATAATGCGGCATACACGGATAAATAGAaatactcacactctcacactcacactctcactcacactcactctcactctcactctcactctcactctcactctcactctcactctcactctcacactcacacacacacacacacacactcacactcacactcacactcacactcacactcacactcactcacactcacactcacactcacactcacactcacactctcacactcacactcacactcacacactcacactcacactcacactcacactcacacactcacactcacactcacactcacactcacacacacacacacacacacacactcacactcacactcacacacacacacactctcacacactctcacacactctcacacactctcacacactctcacacactctcacacactctcacacactctcacacacacacacactcacacacacacacacacacatacatacatacacatacatacacatacatacacatacatacatacatacacatacatacatacatacacatacatacacatacatacacatacatacacatacatacacatacatacatacacatacatacacatacatacatacacatacacatacacatacacatacacatacatacacatacatacatacacatacacatacacatacacacatacatacacatacatacacatacacatacacacacatgcacatacacacacatgcatgtgtatgcatgcatatgtagtgtacacgcatacatgcatatacacgtacatgcatacatgcatatgcacgcacacgcatacatgcatatacacgcacaagcatatgcatacacacgcacacgcatatgcatacacatacacacgcacacgcatatgcatacacatacacacatacatatgcatcacatacacacatacatatgcatcacatacacacatacatatgcatcacatacacacatacatatgcatcacatacacacatacatatgcatcacatacacacacatacatatgcatcacatacacacatacatatgcatcacatacacacacatatgcatcacatacacacacacacatacatatgcatcacatacacacacacatacatatgcatcacatacacacacacacatacatatgcatcacatacacacacacacatacatatgcatcacatacacacatacatacatacatatgcatcacatacacacatacacacatacatatgcatcacatacacacatacacacatacatatgcatcacatacacacacatatgcatcacatacacacatacacacatatgcatcacatacacacatacacacatccatatgcatcacacacacacatacatatgcatcacatacacacatacacacatacatatgcatcacatacacacacatatgcatcacatacacatacatatgcatcacatacacacatacatatgcatcacatacacacatacatatgcatcacatacacacatacatatgcatcacatacacacatacatatgcatcacatacacacatacatatgcatcacatacacacatacatatgcatcacatacacacatacatatgcatcacatacatacacatacatacacatatgtgtatgtatgcatatatacacatgcatacatacacatgcatacatacacatgcatacatacacatgcatacatacacatgcatacatacacatgcatacatacacatgcatacatacacatgcatacagacacatgcatacagacacatgcatacagacacatgcatacagacacatgcatacagacacatgcatacagacacatgcatacagacacatgcatacagacacatgcatacatacacatgcatacagacacatgcatacatacacatgcatacagacacatgcatacatacacatgcatacagacacatgcatacatacacatgcatacagacacatgcatacatccatatacttacgcatgcgtatatatatgaatacatatgaatacatatatacgtgcatacacatgcatacatatgcatacacatacctttcacataaaaacaaatgcgctcatacatacacgtacacagagaGACATCCACAAAGACACATCCTCAaagatacataaacatgtatacacatacatatacgcatgaacTTACACTTAAACTTAcacgtatacacacccacaaactcgcatacacacactcgcatgcacacactcgcacactcatattcactcgcgcgcgcgggcgcacacacatacatgcaaacacatacacatgtaaccatacacatatacttgtattatgcacatgtatgtatgtatgtatctatgtatttatattatacacactctctctctctctctctctctctctctctctctctctctctctctctctctctctctctctctctctctctctctctcaccggttTGAATATTGTACATACATCATAAATTTACTCCTGTTTGCTGTTTAAGACAATTTGAAAGATGGAAATTTGAAGTTGGTTTTAACAAATTGtgcatttatttccattttttatgtatgtaattatttcTCAAACTGATAATGGCAAGTCGATATAATGAAGGTTTGGAttgacaaaacatttaataagcgTATTGTCGGGCATTTAGTCTGACTCTCATACCTTCACATAAACTACATAGTAACTAAATCTCTTTAAGACGTACAGTAACTAAATCACTTGACGATGTACAGTGACTGGATTTGCTGACGATGCATATAAGTACAAGATATGTAGTGATTCCGTGCTAACGAGGTCGAACTGCTGCTCTGCTATCGATTTCCCCCGTGTGGCCCACGCGCGAGGAGGCGTACGTAGTGAGGCGCCGCCGGGCCACTAACCTGTCCTGCTCCGGCTACCTATTATTGAAGTAACCGGGGTGTTCCTTGCATTGGGATTCAGTCACGGGGTTCTCGATGCTTTAGTGTGCACTAGCTTTAATCTTGAGTGGTTTCTTGGGGATTGGTTTAGTGTTACTTTCGTCAAGagtagtttttatttgtttatctatttattttttctttaactatCATGCGTGATTTGATAGTAGTTTGTTTATTGaagaaattattttcttttaaatgctAGTAAAGAAACCGCAGAGCCTCCCCTTTCGTTTAAGAATGCACACTTAACAAGCCaaggcatatgtatgtgtatatattctagtCCAACTATTTCGTTATTGGATTCTTGTTCCGGgcacagtgccagtgccagtgccagtgcctgATTCAGACCGGGCCGAGGCCCCCATGTTCGCTTTTCATAAATGacaaaatacgtatatgtatatatatgtatgttatatatgcatattatatatgtatcttgtatatgcatattatatatgtatagtatatatgtatgttatagatgtgtgttatagatgtatatatatggatagatatttatatgtatgtatatatatatatgtatatgtatgtatatatgtgtttatgtatatatacatatatatacatacatatatacacatacatatatatacatacatatatatacatacatatatatacatacatatatatacatacatacatgtatatacatatatatatatatatatatacatacatac is part of the Penaeus chinensis breed Huanghai No. 1 chromosome 2, ASM1920278v2, whole genome shotgun sequence genome and harbors:
- the LOC125030090 gene encoding proline dehydrogenase 1, mitochondrial-like, which produces MAPVLIASLPRSLATCVRYGQGKSKICWSLSSRPIGALGIRYKSTPAAASLVNENAAVDTASQDDKDKDPLDLTFCDYRNAFKSKTNFELFRALFVFHLCSIQPLVDNNAKLMKLGQKVLGKRLFAALMKATFYGHFVAGEDQIKIQPTLERLRSFGVKSILDYSVEEDISSEDAEEREMESCRSTRWRKRPPRKTRSPRWYY